The following coding sequences lie in one Populus trichocarpa isolate Nisqually-1 chromosome 14, P.trichocarpa_v4.1, whole genome shotgun sequence genomic window:
- the LOC7464875 gene encoding cytochrome P450 704C1, translating to MGILFTIFTVTAAGLLFIIISFLYLTFQTYSGKSIKNPNYPPVNGTVFGQLFYFNRLYDHQTEVARKQKTFRLLAPGQSELYTTDIRNIEHVLKTKFDKYTKGKYNQDIATDLFGKGIFAVDGDKWRQQRKLASFEFSTRVLRDFSCSVFRRNAAKLVRVVSEMAIADQIFDMQDTLMRCTLDSIFKVGFGVELNCLEGSNKEGIEFMKAFDDSNALVYRRYVDPLWKLKRYFNICSEASLKKNIKIIDDFVTNLIGTKRKLQAEERLYNDKEDILSRFLVESKKDAEEMNDKYLRDIILNFMIAGKDTSANTLSWFFYMLCKNPLIQEKVAQEVRDVTSSQDDVVNVEEFIANITDTTLEQMHYLHAALTETLRLYPAVPVDGRCAEVDDILPDGFRMKKGDGLYYMAYAMGRMPYIWGDDAEDFRPERWLNNGIFQPESPFKFIAFHAGPRICLGKDFAYRQMKILSIALLRFFRFKLADDTRKITYRTMFTLHIEGSLHLRAIGRTKS from the exons ATGGGCATTCTCTTCACCATCTTCACCGTCACCGCAGCAGGACTTCTCTTTATCATTATAAGCTTCTTGTATCTCACATTTCAAACCTACTCAGGAAAATCCATCAAGAACCCCAACTATCCACCAGTAAATGGCACGGTATTTGGCCAGCTCTTCTACTTCAACAGGCTCTATGACCACCAAACTGAAGTTGCCAGGAAACAGAAGACTTTCCGGCTTCTTGCTCCAGGCCAGAGTGAATTGTACACAACTGACATAAGGAACATAGAGCatgtattaaaaacaaaatttgataaGTATACAAAAGGTAAGTATAATCAAGATATTGCAACTGATCTTTTTGGTAAAGGTATATTTGCTGTTGATGGAGACAAGTGGAGGCAGCAGAGGAAGCTTGCTAGCTTTGAGTTCTCGACGAGAGTTCTTAGAGATTTTAGCTGCTCTGTGTTCAGAAGAAATGCTGCTAAACTTGTCAGAGTTGTCTCCGAGATGGCTATTGCTGATCAGATTTTCGATATGCAA GATACACTGATGAGATGCACTTTGGATTCTATATTCAAAGTTGGGTTCGGAGTGGAACTGAATTGCTTGGAGGGGTCAAACAAAGAGGGAATCGAATTTATGAAGGCCTTCGATGATTCAAATGCCTTGGTCTATCGGCGCTATGTAGATCCACTGTGGAAACTGAAAAGGTACTTCAACATTTGCTCTGAAGCTTCCCTTAAGaagaacatcaaaatcattgatgATTTCGTGACCAACCTGATCGGAACAAAGAGAAAACTACAAGCCGAGGAACGACTTTAT AACGACAAGGAGGATATACTGTCAAGGTTTTTGGTGGAGAGCAAGAAAGACGCCGAGGAAATGAATGATAAGTATCTGAGGGATATAATTCTGAATTTTATGATTGCTGGCAAAGATACCAGTGCAAATACCCTGTCATGGTTCTTCTATATGCTTTGCAAGAACCCGCTAATCCAGGAAAAAGTCGCGCAAGAAGTGAGAGATGTCACAAGCAGTCAAGATGATGTGGTTAATGTTGAAGAGTTCATTGCAAACATAACAGACACAACACTCGAGCAAATGCATTATCTTCACGCAGCGTTGACAGAGACCTTGAGGTTATACCCTGCTGTTCCTGTG GACGGGAGGTGTGCAGAAGTGGATGACATTCTTCCTGATGGCTTTAGAATGAAAAAGGGTGACGGACTATACTACATGGCATATGCCATGGGTAGGATGCCTTACATTTGGGGAGACGATGCCGAGGATTTTCGGCCAGAAAGATGGCTCAACAATGGGATTTTCCAACCTGAATCACCATTCAAGTTCATAGCATTTCAT GCAGGTCCTCGGATATGTCTGGGCAAAGACTTCGCGTACCGGCAGATGAAGATACTATCAATAGCCCTTCTTCGGTTCTTCCGCTTCAAATTAGCTGACGacacaagaaaaataacttacaGGACAATGTTCACACTTCACATTGAAGGAAGTCTGCATCTTCGTGCTATTGGAAGGACCAAgtcatga
- the LOC7488911 gene encoding cytochrome P450 704C1, which yields MASIDSLSNPFTLSALVLILSIFTVQLSIRKLNKKQEKHKYHPVGGTVFNQLLNFNRLHHYMTDLAGKYKTYRLIAPFRSEVYTADPVNVEYILKTNFENYGKGDHNYNNLSGLLGDGIFTVDGDKWRQQRKVSSHEFSTKVLRDFSSVVFRKNVAKLANIVSEAAKANQSMDIQDLFMKSTLDSIFKVAFGVELDSMCGSNEEGVKFTSAFDDASALTLWRYVDVFWKIKRFFNIGSEAALKKNVKVVNDFVYKLINKKIELMRNSEEVSSLKKDDILSRFLQVTESDPTYLRDIILNFVIAGKDTTAAALSWFIYMLCKYPAVQKKVAQEVREATKVKEITNFAEFAASINDEALEKMNYLHAAITETLRLYPSVPVDAKVCFSDDTLPDGFNVRKGDMVAYQPYAMGRMKFIWGDDAEEYKPERWLNEDGVFQQESPFKFTAFQAGPRICLGKEFAYRQMKIFAAVLLGSFIFKLADERKPVNYRTMINLHVDGGLHVCALHRDSA from the exons ATGGCCTCCATTGACTCTCTCTCTAATCCATTCACCCTCTCAGCTTTAGTTCTAATCCTATCTATTTTCACAGTCCAACTCTCCATTAGAAAGTTGAACAAAAAGCAGGAAAAACACAAGTACCATCCAGTTGGTGGCACGGTGTTTAACCAACTTCTCAACTTCAACAGGTTGCATCATTACATGACTGATCTTGCTGGGAAATACAAGACTTACAGGCTGATCGCCCCCTTCAGAAGTGAGGTTTACACGGCTGATCCTGTAAATGTTGAGTACATACTCAAAACCAACTTCGAAAATTATGGCAAG GGGGACCATAATTACAACAATCTAAGTGGGTTACTAGGTGATGGGATATTCACTGTTGACGGTGACAAATGGCGCCAGCAAAGAAAGGTTTCGAGCCATGAGTTCTCCACAAAGGTTTTGAGGGACTTTAGCAGTGTGGTCTTCAGGAAGAATGTGGCAAAACTTGCTAATATAGTGTCTGAAGCTGCAAAAGCTAACCAGTCAATGGACATACAG GATCTGTTTATGAAATCAACCTTAGATTCGATATTCAAAGTTGCATTTGGGGTTGAGCTAGACAGCATGTGTGGATCCAATGAAGAAGGTGTCAAATTTACCAGTGCTTTTGATGATGCAAGTGCATTGACCCTTTGGCGATATGTTGacgtgttctggaaaatcaagaggttttttaatattggatcgGAAGCTGCATTGAAGAAAAACGTCAAAGTGGTTAATGACTTTGTGTATAaactaatcaataaaaaaattgagctaaTGCGTAACTCAGAAGAAGTTTCTTCT TTAAAGAAAGATGACATTTTATCAAGGTTCCTGCAAGTGACCGAGAGTGATCCAACATACTTACGGGacataattctcaattttgTGATTGCTGGAAAAGACACAACAGCAGCTGCTCTATCATGGTTCATCTACATGTTGTGCAAGTATCCAGCCGTGCAGAAAAAGGTTGCACAAGAAGTAAGAGAAGCAACTAAAGTGAAAGAGATCACAAATTTTGCAGAATTTGCAGCCAGTATTAATGATGAAGCTCTAGAAAAGATGAACTATCTCCATGCAGCAATTACTGAAACTCTTCGACTGTATCCATCTGTGCCTGTG GATGCGAAGGTTTGCTTTTCTGATGACACTCTACCAGATGGCTTTAATGTGAGAAAGGGAGATATGGTGGCTTACCAACCTTATGCAATGGGCAGGATGAAGTTCATATGGGGCGATGATGCTGAGGAATACAAGCCTGAAAGATGGCTCAATGAGGATGGCGTGTTTCAGCAAGAAAGCCCTTTCAAGTTTACAGCTTTCCAG GCAGGGCCACGGATATGTCTTGGGAAGGAATTTGCTTATAGGCAGATGAAGATCTTCGCGGCTGTCTTGTTGGGCAGTTTCATTTTTAAACTCGCTGATGAAAGGAAACCTGTCAATTACAGGACAATGATTAATCTTCATGTTGATGGAGGCCTCCATGTTTGTGCCCTCCACAGAGACAGTGCTTAG
- the LOC7488913 gene encoding cytochrome P450 704C1 gives MASIDVLSNPLKFSALVLILSIFIVQLFLRKLNKKQKKYKYHPVAGTVFTQLLHFNRVHHYMTNLAGKYKTYRLRAPFRSEIYTVDPVNVEYILKTNFENYGKGDHNYDNLSGLLGDGIFTVDGHKWRQQRKVSSYEFSTKVLRDFSSVIFRKNVAKLANIVSEAAKSNQSMDIQDLFMKSTLDSIFKVGFGVELDSMCGSNEEGVKFTSAFDDASALTLWRYVDVFWKIKRFLNIGSEAALKKNVKVVNDFVYKLINKKIELMRNSKEVSSLKKDDILSRFLQVTENDPTYLRDIILNFVIAGKDTTATALSWFIYMLCKHPAVQNKIAQEVREATKVKENTDFAEFAASINEEALEKMNYLHAAISETLRLYPSVPVDGKICFSDDTLPDGFNVSKGDMVAYQPYAMGRMKFIWGDDAEEYKPERWLKDGVFQQESPFKFTAFQAGPRICLGKEFAYRQMKIFAAVLVASFTFKLADEKKPVNYRTMINLHVDGGLHVFALHRNST, from the exons ATGGCCTCCATTGATGTTCTTTCAAATCCACTCAAATTCTCAGCTTTAGTTCTAATCCTATCTATATTCATAGTCCAACTCTTCCTTAGAAAGTTGAACAAAAAGCAGAAAAAATACAAGTACCATCCAGTTGCAGGCACGGTGTTTACCCAACTTCTCCACTTCAACAGGGTGCATCATTACATGACTAACCTTGCTGGGAAATATAAGACTTACAGGCTGCGCGCCCCTTTCAGAAGTGAGATTTACACTGTTGACCCTGTAAATGTTGAGTACATACTCAAAACcaactttgaaaattatggcaag GGGGACCATAATTACGACAATTTAAGTGGGTTACTAGGTGATGGAATTTTCACTGTTGATGGTCACAAATGGCGCCAACAAAGAAAGGTTTCGAGCTATGAGTTCTCCACAAAGGTCTTGAGGGACTTCAGCAGTGTGATCTTTAGGAAGAATGTGGCAAAACTTGCTAATATAGTGTCTGAAGCTGCAAAATCTAACCAGTCAATGGACATACAG GATCTGTTTATGAAATCAACCTTAGATTCGATATTCAAAGTTGGATTTGGGGTTGAGCTAGACAGCATGTGTGGATCAAATGAAGAAGGTGTCAAATTTACCAGTGCTTTTGATGATGCAAGTGCATTGACCCTTTGGCGATATGTTGatgtgttctggaaaatcaagaGGTTTTTGAATATTGGATCGGAAGCTGCATTGAAGAAAAACGTCAAAGTGGTTAATGATTTTGTGTATAaactaatcaataaaaaaattgagctaaTGCGTAACTCAAAAGAAGTTTCTTCT TTAAAGAAAGATGACATTTTATCAAGGTTCCTGCAAGTGACTGAGAATGATCCAACATACTTACGGGacataattctcaattttgTGATTGCTGGAAAAGACACAACAGCAACTGCTCTATCATGGTTCATCTACATGTTGTGCAAGCATCCAGCTGTGCAGAATAAGATTGCACAAGAAGTAAGAGAAGCAACTAAAGTGAAAGAGAATACAGACTTTGCAGAATTTGCAGCCAGTATTAATGAAGAAGCTCTAGAAAAGATGAACTATCTCCATGCAGCAATTTCTGAAACTCTTAGACTGTATCCATCTGTGCCTGTG GATGGGAAGATTTGCTTTTCTGATGACACTCTACCAGATGGCTTTAACGTGAGTAAGGGAGATATGGTGGCTTACCAACCTTATGCAATGGGCAGGATGAAGTTCATATGGGGCGATGATGCTGAGGAATACAAACCTGAAAGATGGCTCAAGGATGGCGTGTTTCAGCAAGAAAGCCCTTTCAAGTTTACAGCTTTCCAG GCAGGGCCACGGATATGTCTTGGGAAGGAATTTGCTTATAGGCAGATGAAGATCTTTGCGGCTGTCTTGGTGGCCAGTTTCACTTTTAAACTCGCCGATGAAAAGAAACCAGTCAATTACAGGACGATGATTAATCTTCATGTTGATGGAGGCCTCCATGTTTTTGCCCTCCACAGAAACAGTACTTAG
- the LOC7488914 gene encoding uncharacterized protein LOC7488914, which yields MGGKGRRRREKNYRAAHGGSHSLLPPPPKSSQVDALPSKLRKLISLTSQLHDDSAKNSMSGQENTKQEVGDAKKKRAHEEGNEATMVKDEGVEEIVEGSGDEKRKKKKKKKQVNDLRFEMGLHKSKTVEKRRERKKKYLEAKKKKNKKSEEWQDFPGCEQIQFGDVVQAPPKFTAPSKLLKNVHDASRERLRLQAIEAYRGRKGWTSRPGLHLPPPVTTTSLQ from the exons atgggaggtaaaggaagaagaagaagagagaaaaactaCAGAGCGGCGCATGGAGGATCCCATTCTCTACTACCTCCCCCACCAAAATCCTCCCAAGTGGACGCTCTCCCTTCCAAACTCCGCAAACTCATCTCTTTAACCTCTCAGCTTCACGACG actCTGCTAAAAATTCAATGTCCGGTCAAGAGAATACGAAACAAGAAGTCGGTGATGCTAAGAAA aaacgaGCTCATGAGGAAGGGAATGAAGCTACAATGGTGAAAGATGAAGGTGTCGAAGAAATTGTGGAGGGTAGTGGAGatgaaaagaggaagaagaagaagaagaaaaagcaaGTAAATGATCTTAGGTTTGAAATGGGACTGCATAAATCAAAAACTGTTGAGAAACGCCGCGAGCGCAAGAAAAA GTATTTGgaagcaaagaagaagaaaaacaagaaatccGAGGAGTGGCAGGACTTTCCTGGATGTGAGCAGATACAATTTGGAGATGTGGTCCAAGCTCCCCCAAAGTTTACTGCCCCTTCTAAG TTGCTTAAGAATGTCCATGACGCATCTCGGGAAAGGCTTCGTTTACAAGCTATTGAGGCCTACAGGGGTCGCAAAGGGTGGACTTCCAGACCAGGGCTTCATCTTCCGCCTCCTGTGACTACAACGTCATTGCAATGA